The Penaeus vannamei isolate JL-2024 chromosome 13, ASM4276789v1, whole genome shotgun sequence genome window below encodes:
- the LOC113802069 gene encoding uncharacterized protein, whose translation MKLISYIAVVLSSCVLLPDVSVDASPCCGLGVAVAGTLAFAGGVAAAKHHHNHHHGGGCHSCGCGGCGSSCGWCGGSYGKRRRRDAGSLNSFLEDAEIQKAYDKIAAEDKDECGLRLVCELAQKDPRELAQDEIQILLPYRGAGPSDGSVYGAYDEAAWHGQEGHSCAASYPLCAFAAQQVMDEYRKYVRNNGTFNL comes from the exons atgaaactcATTAGCTACATAGCAGTAGTTTTGTCTTCCTGTGTCCTTCTGCCCGATGTTAGTGTGGACGCGTCTCCTTGCTGTGGTTTGGGCGTCGCCGTTGCAGGAACCCTCGCCTTCGCGGGG GGTGTAGCGGCCGCCaagcaccaccacaaccaccatcacggGGGCGGCTGTCATTcctgcggctgcggcggctgcggcagCTCTTGCGGCTGGTGCGGCGGAAGCTACGGCAAAAGGCGCAGGAGGGATGCCGGATCCTTGAATAGTTTTCTTGAAGATGCAGAGATCCAAAAGGCATATGATAAG ATCGCGGCCGAGGACAAGGACGAGTGCGGCCTCCGCCTGGTGTGCGAGCTGGCGCAGAAGGACCCGCGGGAGCTCGCCCAGGACGAGATTCAGATCCTCCTGCCGTACCG cGGCGCCGGCCCGAGCGACGGCAGCGTGTATGGCGCGTACGACGAGGCAGCGTGGCACGGCCAGGAGGGCCACAGCTGCGCCGCCAGCTACCCGCTCTGCGCCTTCGCCGCGCAGCAGGTCATGGATGAATACAGAAAATACGTCAGGAACAATGGAACCTTTAATCTATGA
- the LOC113802070 gene encoding uncharacterized protein — protein sequence MRASSVALGVWACVLLMGVGVDPSPAPCCRGVGTLAVGALAFTGGVLVAKHHYRHHHGGGCSSCGCGGCGGSCGWCGGGYYGRRRRRSLVAFLDDAEVRLAYNTIAAEDKDECGLRLVCELAQKDPRELAQDEIQILLPYRGAGASDGSAYGAYDEAAWHGQEGHSCAASYPLCAFAAQQVMDEYRTYAGSNNGTFL from the exons ATGAGGGCGTCTAGCGTTGcattgggcgtgtgggcgtgcgttctgctgatgggcgtgggcgtggatcCTTCCCCCGCCCCGTGCTGCAGGGGGGTCGGCACCCTGGCGGTAGGCGCTTTGGCTTTCACTGGG GGCGTTCTTGTCGCGAAGCACCATTATCGGCATCATCATGGGGGCGGCTGTTCCTcctgcggctgcggcggctgcggcggctccTGCGGCTGGTGTGGCGGCGGCTACTACGGAAGGAGGCGGCGCAGGAGTCTGGTCGCATTCCTGGACGACGCGGAAGTGCGGCTGGCGTATAACACG ATCGCGGCCGAGGACAAGGACGAGTGCGGCCTCCGCCTGGTGTGCGAGCTGGCGCAGAAGGACCCGCGGGAGCTCGCCCAGGACGAGATTCAGATCCTCCTGCCGTACcg ggGCGCCGGCGCGAGTGACGGCAGTGCCTACGGCGCGTACGACGAGGCAGCGTGGCACGGCCAGGAGGGCCACAGCTGCGCCGCCAGCTACCCGCTCTGCGCCTTCGCCGCGCAGCAGGTCATGGACGAATACAGGACATACGCGGGAAGCAATAATGGGACTTTCTTATGA